A DNA window from Mycolicibacter terrae contains the following coding sequences:
- a CDS encoding MFS transporter, giving the protein MQRSIAGTAVGNFMEWYDFGIYGFLATTIAQVFYPGDSSSAVGLIATFGTLAAAFAVRPFGGIVFGALGDRIGRKRVLIMTVTLMAVGTTVTGLLPSYETIGVWAPILLIVTKIMQGFSTGGEYVGAMTYVSEHAPDRSRGALTGFLPLGTLSGYVVGAAVVTGLKTQLPVADMLHWGWRVPFLLGVPLAFVALYMRLRIDESPAFEEQEQISENHQGPRSSGWQQFRQTVVRQRRGLMICMGLVLAENVTNYMLTGYLPTYFKQVGRISGSRGLTMIVVALLLMLIAVVPLARLSDRIGRKPILWAGSALLIFGSLPAFLLIRHGGGYPLRLLGVLLIGVMLLCFNSTTPSTLPALFPTKVRYFTVAVGFNISVSAFGGTTPLVAETLVSGTGNVLVPAYILMGAGIVGAITVWFTPETAGKRLPGSGPSVATEQEADAIAEAGLRE; this is encoded by the coding sequence ATGCAGCGGTCGATCGCGGGCACGGCTGTCGGCAATTTCATGGAGTGGTACGACTTCGGCATCTACGGCTTCCTGGCCACCACCATCGCGCAGGTGTTCTACCCCGGTGACAGCTCCAGCGCGGTGGGTCTGATCGCCACGTTCGGCACCCTGGCGGCGGCCTTCGCCGTGCGGCCGTTCGGCGGCATCGTCTTCGGTGCGCTGGGCGACCGCATCGGGCGCAAACGTGTCCTGATCATGACCGTCACGCTGATGGCGGTGGGCACCACGGTGACCGGGCTGCTGCCGTCCTACGAGACGATCGGGGTCTGGGCCCCGATCCTTCTCATCGTCACCAAGATCATGCAGGGCTTCTCCACCGGTGGCGAGTACGTGGGCGCGATGACCTACGTCAGCGAACACGCCCCCGATCGCAGCCGCGGCGCACTGACCGGGTTTCTACCGCTGGGGACGCTGAGCGGTTATGTGGTGGGCGCGGCGGTGGTGACCGGGCTGAAGACGCAACTGCCGGTCGCCGACATGCTGCACTGGGGCTGGCGGGTGCCCTTCCTGCTGGGTGTCCCGCTGGCCTTCGTCGCGCTGTACATGCGGTTGCGCATCGACGAGTCGCCGGCCTTTGAAGAGCAAGAGCAGATCAGCGAGAACCACCAGGGGCCCCGCAGCAGCGGGTGGCAGCAGTTCCGGCAGACCGTGGTGCGACAGCGCCGGGGCCTGATGATCTGCATGGGCCTGGTGCTGGCCGAGAACGTCACCAATTACATGCTCACCGGCTACCTGCCGACCTACTTCAAACAAGTCGGACGCATCAGCGGCAGTCGCGGGCTGACGATGATCGTGGTGGCACTGCTGCTGATGCTGATCGCGGTGGTGCCGTTGGCCAGGCTGTCCGACCGGATCGGCCGCAAACCGATCCTGTGGGCGGGCAGTGCCCTGCTGATCTTCGGTTCCCTGCCGGCGTTCCTGTTGATCCGCCATGGCGGAGGCTATCCGCTGCGACTGCTCGGCGTGCTGCTCATCGGCGTGATGTTGCTCTGCTTCAACAGCACCACCCCGTCGACGCTGCCTGCCCTGTTCCCCACCAAGGTGCGCTATTTCACGGTGGCGGTGGGATTCAACATCTCGGTCTCGGCTTTCGGCGGCACCACTCCCCTGGTCGCCGAGACGCTGGTGTCGGGGACCGGCAACGTGCTGGTGCCGGCCTACATCCTGATGGGCGCGGGCATCGTGGGCGCGATCACGGTGTGGTTCACCCCGGAGACGGCCGGTAAGCGCCTCCCCGGGTCGGGGCCTTCGGTGGCGACCGAACAGGAAGCCGATGCGATCGCCGAGGCCGGGCTGCGCGAGTGA
- a CDS encoding cytochrome c oxidase assembly protein: MTAIVATRPRSASYLPVLVGVAVLAGCTAAGLAALSLADALTATGLPDPGPVTTLGLPFVRAAGEISAVLAVGSFLLAAFLVPPQSSGVLDAAGYRALRLGTAASGTWAVCAALLVPLTISDVSGHPLSELLDPMTTWSLAGLIDTASAWRWTALLAAALTLASLPVLRWSWTPALLAGSLLTLIPLGLTGHSAAGGSHDLATNSLLIHLVAAGLWAGGLLALLVHALRGGEHAGLAARRFSAVALWCFVAMGVSGVLNALVRLAPSDVLTTEYGRLVLAKFVALCILGVLGAAQRRRGVAALQANPDAPQAPRALIRLALIEAVVFAVTFGIAVGLGRTPPPPPPVLNPSIPMVKIGYDLAGPPTVARILFDWRFDVIFGTAAVVLAAVYLAGVLRLRRRGDAWPAGRTTAWLLGCATLLIATSSGTGRYMPAMFSMHMIVHMLLSMLVPILLVLGGPTTLALRALPAAGRDAPPGMREWLLAALHSRVSRFLTNPIIAASIFVTGFYGLYFSSIFDSIVGSHAGHVAMNVHFLLSGYLFYWVVIGVDPTPRPISPLAKLAVVFASLPLHGFFGVFLMGMHKVLGEWFYAGLRLPWHTDLAGDQHLGGGITWAGGELPLLVVMIALLVQWHRSDRRTAKRLDRSADRDEDAELAAYNAMLAEAARRDALGRH, encoded by the coding sequence ATGACGGCGATTGTGGCGACCCGCCCCCGCTCGGCCAGTTATCTGCCGGTGCTGGTCGGGGTGGCGGTTCTGGCGGGTTGTACCGCCGCGGGGCTCGCCGCGCTGTCGTTGGCCGATGCGCTGACCGCGACCGGTCTGCCCGACCCCGGCCCGGTGACCACGTTGGGCCTGCCGTTCGTGCGGGCCGCCGGTGAGATCTCCGCGGTGCTGGCGGTGGGTTCGTTTCTGCTCGCCGCGTTTCTGGTGCCCCCGCAATCCAGCGGCGTGCTCGACGCCGCCGGCTACCGCGCGCTGCGGCTGGGCACGGCGGCGTCGGGAACGTGGGCGGTGTGTGCGGCGCTGCTGGTCCCGCTGACCATCTCGGACGTCTCCGGCCATCCGCTGTCCGAACTCCTCGATCCGATGACCACCTGGTCGCTGGCCGGCCTGATCGACACCGCATCCGCGTGGCGGTGGACGGCGCTGCTGGCCGCGGCGCTGACCTTGGCGAGCCTGCCGGTATTGCGCTGGTCCTGGACGCCGGCGCTGCTGGCCGGCTCATTGCTGACCCTGATCCCGTTGGGCTTGACCGGGCATTCGGCGGCCGGCGGCTCACACGACCTGGCCACCAACAGCCTGCTGATCCACCTGGTCGCGGCGGGTCTGTGGGCCGGTGGTCTGCTCGCCCTGCTGGTCCACGCGCTGCGCGGCGGTGAACACGCCGGCCTGGCGGCGCGGCGGTTCTCCGCGGTGGCGCTGTGGTGTTTTGTGGCCATGGGCGTGTCCGGGGTGCTCAACGCGCTGGTGCGGCTGGCCCCCTCCGATGTGCTGACCACCGAATACGGCCGCTTGGTGCTGGCCAAGTTCGTCGCGCTGTGCATCCTCGGGGTCCTCGGTGCCGCGCAGCGGCGCCGAGGGGTGGCGGCGCTGCAGGCGAACCCGGACGCGCCCCAGGCACCACGTGCGCTGATCCGGCTGGCCCTGATCGAGGCCGTCGTCTTCGCGGTCACCTTCGGCATCGCGGTCGGGTTGGGCCGCACCCCGCCGCCCCCGCCGCCGGTGCTGAACCCCTCTATCCCCATGGTCAAGATCGGCTACGACCTCGCCGGCCCGCCCACCGTCGCGCGGATTCTGTTCGACTGGCGCTTCGACGTGATCTTCGGCACCGCCGCGGTGGTGCTGGCGGCCGTCTACCTGGCCGGGGTGCTGCGGCTGCGCCGCCGCGGGGACGCCTGGCCGGCCGGGCGCACCACCGCCTGGCTGCTGGGCTGTGCGACGCTGCTGATCGCCACCTCGTCGGGCACCGGGCGCTACATGCCGGCGATGTTCAGCATGCACATGATCGTGCACATGCTGCTGTCGATGCTGGTGCCGATCCTGCTGGTGCTGGGCGGGCCGACCACGCTGGCGCTGCGGGCGCTGCCCGCCGCCGGCCGCGACGCACCGCCCGGCATGCGGGAATGGTTGCTGGCGGCGCTGCACAGCCGGGTCTCGCGGTTCCTCACCAACCCGATCATCGCGGCGTCGATCTTCGTCACCGGCTTCTACGGGCTGTACTTCAGCAGCATCTTCGACTCGATCGTCGGCAGCCACGCGGGACACGTCGCGATGAACGTGCACTTCCTGCTCAGCGGGTACCTCTTCTATTGGGTGGTGATCGGCGTGGATCCCACACCACGGCCGATCTCACCGCTGGCCAAGCTGGCGGTGGTGTTCGCATCGCTGCCGCTGCACGGCTTCTTCGGGGTGTTTCTGATGGGCATGCACAAGGTGCTGGGCGAGTGGTTCTACGCGGGCCTGCGGTTGCCGTGGCACACCGACCTGGCCGGAGATCAGCACCTCGGCGGTGGCATCACTTGGGCGGGAGGAGAATTGCCCCTGCTGGTGGTGATGATCGCGTTGTTGGTGCAGTGGCATCGCAGTGACCGCCGGACCGCGAAGCGACTCGACCGTTCCGCCGACCGCGACGAGGACGCCGAGCTGGCCGCTTACAACGCGATGCTGGCCGAGGCGGCCCGCCGCGACGCCCTCGGCCGGCACTGA
- a CDS encoding glycerol-3-phosphate 1-O-acyltransferase — protein MTTSPATDSAGSSGSNHTGDTLVLAFVSTPVEGDLVQEWLDRHRDAQPDARTELLQIDPTDRPPAVMARLVGQLERDEQRSILPVRVFWMPRAGASALSRVIALLPGWNPYRPSERQQRRIVRTESSLARVVAGEPASVAELRQQWSQNTVGDNPRDFAHFVTRRAVLALERAEYRILGPQYKSPRLVKPEILASSRFRDGLKDIPGATLDEAGKMLDELSTGWSRVSVDLVGVLTKMLSRGFDPEIDYDEYQVAALRTALESHPAVLLFSHRSYIDGAVMPVAMQENRLPPVHVFAGINLSFGLMGPLLRRSGVIFIRRAIGNNPLYKYVLKEYVGYVMEKRFNLSWSIEGTRSRTGKMLPPKLGLMTYVADAYLDDRTEDVLLQGVSISFDQLHETAEYAAYARGGEKTPEGVRWLYRFIKAQGERNYGKIYVRFPEAVSMRQYLGSRDGPTASDPDAKRLAMQKMAIEVAWRIQRVTPISATGMVSALLLTTHGLALTLAQIHHSLQEGLDYLERKQTPISTSALRLRSRDGVRAAVDALSNGHPVTRVDGGREPVWRIAPEDEHAASFYRNSVIHAFLETSIVELALAHAGRGEGDRLDAFWNQAMRLRDLLKFDFYFADSAAFRENIAEEMSWFPDWEVRVAAGGAEIDGILSEKKPVMSDVMLRVFFEAYEIVADVLCDAPADIGEKELTQLALGVGRQYVAQGRIRSSESVSTLLFATARQVVADQQLLQDAPDLAERRRAFRSELRRILKDSDHIGRIARREFFARDAEARRIRRARGEG, from the coding sequence GTGACGACGTCACCGGCCACCGACTCCGCTGGCTCCTCTGGGTCCAACCACACCGGCGACACGCTGGTGCTGGCGTTCGTGTCGACGCCGGTGGAGGGTGATCTGGTCCAGGAGTGGCTGGACCGGCATCGCGACGCGCAACCCGACGCCCGCACCGAACTGTTGCAGATCGACCCGACGGACCGGCCGCCCGCGGTGATGGCCCGGTTGGTCGGGCAGCTCGAACGCGACGAACAGCGATCCATCCTGCCGGTTCGGGTGTTCTGGATGCCGCGTGCCGGGGCCTCGGCGCTGTCGCGGGTCATCGCGCTGCTGCCCGGCTGGAATCCCTACCGGCCCAGTGAGCGTCAGCAGCGGCGCATCGTGCGCACCGAATCGTCACTGGCTCGGGTGGTGGCCGGTGAGCCGGCCAGCGTCGCCGAATTGCGTCAGCAGTGGAGCCAGAACACCGTCGGCGACAACCCGCGGGACTTCGCGCACTTCGTCACCCGCCGGGCGGTGCTGGCTCTGGAGCGCGCCGAATACCGGATCCTGGGGCCGCAGTACAAGTCGCCGCGGCTGGTCAAGCCGGAGATCTTGGCGTCCAGCCGATTTCGTGACGGACTCAAGGACATTCCGGGCGCCACGCTCGACGAGGCCGGCAAGATGCTCGACGAACTGTCCACCGGCTGGAGTCGGGTCTCGGTCGACCTGGTCGGCGTACTGACCAAGATGCTCAGCCGCGGCTTCGACCCCGAGATCGACTACGACGAGTACCAGGTCGCCGCTCTGCGCACTGCGCTGGAAAGCCATCCCGCGGTGCTGCTGTTCTCTCACCGGTCCTATATCGACGGCGCGGTCATGCCGGTGGCCATGCAGGAGAATCGCCTGCCGCCGGTGCACGTGTTCGCCGGGATCAATCTGTCGTTCGGCCTGATGGGACCGTTGCTGCGCCGCTCCGGAGTCATCTTCATCCGGCGCGCCATCGGCAACAACCCGCTCTACAAGTACGTGCTCAAGGAGTACGTCGGCTACGTGATGGAGAAGCGGTTCAACCTGAGCTGGTCCATCGAGGGAACCCGGTCGCGTACCGGCAAGATGCTGCCTCCCAAGCTTGGGCTGATGACCTATGTCGCCGACGCCTACCTGGATGACCGCACCGAAGATGTTCTGCTGCAGGGTGTTTCGATCAGTTTCGACCAACTGCACGAGACGGCCGAATACGCCGCCTACGCCCGCGGCGGGGAGAAGACACCGGAGGGAGTCCGCTGGCTGTACCGGTTCATCAAGGCGCAGGGCGAACGCAACTACGGCAAGATCTACGTGCGTTTCCCCGAGGCCGTCTCGATGCGCCAGTACCTGGGTTCGCGCGACGGACCCACCGCGAGCGACCCGGACGCCAAGCGGCTGGCCATGCAGAAGATGGCCATCGAGGTGGCATGGCGGATACAGCGCGTCACCCCGATCAGTGCGACGGGCATGGTGTCGGCGCTGCTGCTGACCACCCACGGGCTGGCACTGACGTTGGCGCAGATCCACCACTCGCTGCAGGAGGGTCTGGACTACCTGGAACGCAAGCAGACCCCGATCTCCACCAGCGCGCTGCGGCTGCGCAGCCGGGACGGGGTGCGGGCGGCGGTGGACGCGCTGTCCAACGGCCATCCGGTCACTCGGGTCGACGGCGGGCGGGAGCCGGTGTGGCGGATCGCCCCCGAGGACGAACACGCCGCATCGTTCTACCGCAACTCGGTGATCCACGCCTTCCTGGAGACCTCGATCGTCGAGTTGGCGCTGGCCCATGCCGGCCGCGGCGAAGGCGACCGGCTCGACGCGTTCTGGAACCAGGCGATGCGGTTGCGCGATCTGCTCAAGTTCGACTTCTATTTCGCCGACTCGGCCGCGTTCCGCGAGAACATCGCCGAGGAGATGTCCTGGTTCCCCGACTGGGAGGTCCGCGTCGCCGCCGGTGGCGCCGAGATCGACGGGATCTTGTCGGAGAAGAAACCCGTGATGTCCGACGTCATGTTGCGGGTGTTTTTCGAGGCCTACGAGATCGTCGCCGACGTGCTCTGCGATGCGCCGGCCGACATCGGGGAGAAGGAGCTCACCCAGTTGGCACTGGGTGTGGGCCGCCAATACGTGGCGCAGGGGCGGATCCGCAGCAGCGAGTCGGTGTCCACCCTGTTGTTCGCCACCGCACGCCAGGTGGTCGCCGATCAGCAGCTGCTGCAGGACGCACCGGATCTGGCGGAACGCCGCAGGGCGTTCCGCTCCGAACTGCGACGCATCCTGAAGGATTCCGACCACATCGGCCGGATCGCCCGCCGGGAGTTCTTCGCCAGAGATGCCGAGGCACGGCGGATTCGGCGGGCTCGCGGCGAGGGGTAG